One segment of Podarcis muralis chromosome 17, rPodMur119.hap1.1, whole genome shotgun sequence DNA contains the following:
- the LOC114588147 gene encoding beta-1,3-galactosyltransferase 1-like isoform X1 has translation MEGARKMFMTQLQNLPTVVLFISCSAFLFLLVAKNEWESLETLSSQHDIRIKGGPDSTGHHKSAMVFEWESAVERTKETKPSGLISPPPPVAKRHPLEVVYSTDYKFLLNEPKKCWERSPFLILLVITEPQDFATRQAIRQTWGNESSVPGVSILRLFLTGVHPKFGYPLQALLEEESSIHRDIIQQDFLDTYNNLTLKTLMGMEWISKFCPNATYVVKADSDIFLNVNYMVSQLLQPHLPPKKNYMTGYIYWKTKPLRDKAYKWYVPRAVYPNETYPPYCAGPGYVFSGDLAKKIYQVAKTIRVINMEDSFMGICLHELGISVTESPWGLFNVYKVKYEKCKFSKVVVVHHYGPEELLQIWPGFRDQNQTCKS, from the coding sequence ATGGAAGGTGCCAGGAAGATGTTCATGACCCAGCTGCAGAATTTGCCCACTGTGGTGCTCTTCAtttcctgctctgctttccttttcctaCTTGTTGCGAAGAACGAATGGGAGTCTCTCGAGACGCTTTCCTCACAACACGACATCAGGATCAAGGGCGGCCCAGATTCCACAGGCCATCATAAAAGTGCCATGGTATTTGAATGGGAATCTGCAGTGGAGAGGACAAAGGAGACCAAGCCCTCTGGTctgatttccccaccaccaccagtggcCAAGCGGCATCCCTTGGAGGTTGTCTATTCCACTGATTATAAGTTCCTCCTCAACGAGCCAAAGAAATGCTGGGAGAGGAGCCCTTTCTTGATCCTGCTGGTGATAACTGAGCCCCAGGATTTTGCCACGAGGCAGGCCATCCGGCAGACATGGGGCAACGAGAGCTCAGTGCCTGGGGTTTCCATTCTTCGTCTCTTTCTGACAGGCGTCCACCCAAAATTTGGATACCCGCTCCAGGCCCTTTTGGAAGAGGAGAGTTCCATCCACAGAGACATTATTCAGCAGGACTTCCTGGATACCTACAACAACCTTACCCTGAAGACTCTAATGGGCATGGAGTGGATAAGCAAGTTCTGCCCCAATGCCACCTACGTGGTGAAGGCAGACAGTGACATCTTTCTCAATGTGAACTACATGGTGtcccagctgctgcagcctcacctgCCACCCAAGAAGAACTACATGACAGGGTACATCTACTGGAAAACAAAGCCACTGCGTGACAAGGCCTACAAGTGGTATGTGCCACGGGCGGTGTACCCCAATGAGACCTACCCGCCCTACTGCGCAGGCCCAGGGTATGTGTTCTCTGGGGATCTGGCCAAGAAGATCTATCAGGTAGCAAAGACCATCAGGGTCATTAACATGGAAGATTCATTCATGGGAATCTGCCTGCATGAGCTGGGCATCAGTGTGACAGAAAGCCCCTGGGGTCTCTTCAACGTGTACAAAGTCAAGTATGAGAAGTGCAAATTctccaaggtggtggtggtgcatcACTACGGGccagaggagctgctgcagatttGGCCTGGCTTTCGGGACCAGAACCAGACTTGCAAGAGTTAA
- the LOC144326035 gene encoding beta-1,3-galactosyltransferase 1-like — translation MLMTKLQHLPTVVLFCSIFLFLLFAKNKWESLVMISSPPNIKLKGSPNSAGNRKSAMVFEWESALERTKETKPSGLIFPPPPVAKRHPLEVVYSTDYKFLLNEPKKCWERSPFLILLVITEPQDFATRQAIRQTWGNESSVPEVSILCLFLTGVHPKFGYLLQALLEEESSIHKDIIQQDFLDTYNNLTLKTLMGMEWISKFCPNATYVVKADSDIFLNVNYMVSHLLQPHLPPKKNYMTGHIYRNAKPMREKAYKWYVPREVYPNETYPPYCAGPGYVFSGDLAKKIYQVAKTIRVINMEDVFMGICLHELGISMTNSSLDLFNVYKVKYEKCKFSKVVVVHHYGPEELLQIWPGFQDQNQTCKS, via the coding sequence ATGCTCATGACCAAGCTGCAGCATTTGCCCACTGTGGTCCTCTTCTGCTCTATTTTCCTTTTCCTACTTTTTGCGAAGAACAAATGGGAGTCTCTTGTGATGATTTCCTCGCCGCCCAACATCAAGCTCAAGGGCAGCCCAAATTCTGCAGGCAATCGTAAGAGTGCCATGGTATTTGAATGGGAATCTGCACTGGAGAGGACAAAGGAGACCAAGCCCTCTGGTCTgattttcccaccaccaccagtggcCAAGCGGCATCCCTTGGAGGTTGTCTATTCCACTGATTATAAGTTCCTTCTCAACGAGCCAAAGAAATGCTGGGAGAGGAGCCCTTTCTTGATCCTGCTGGTGATAACTGAGCCCCAGGATTTTGCCACAAGGCAGGCCATCCGGCAGACTTGGGGCAACGAGAGCTCGGTGCCTGAGGTTTCCATTCTTTGTCTCTTTCTGACGGGTGTCCACCCAAAATTTGGATACCTGCTCCAGGCTCTTTTGGAAGAGGAGAGTTCCATCCACAAAGATATTATTCAGCAGGACTTCCTGGATACCTACAACAACCTTACCCTGAAGACTCTGATGGGCATGGAATGGATAAGCAAGTTCTGCCCCAATGCCACCTACGTGGTGAAGGCAGACAGTGACATCTTTCTCAATGTGAACTACATGGTGTCCCACCTGCTGCAGCCTCACCTGCCACCCAAGAAGAACTACATGACAGGTCACATCTATAGGAATGCAAAGCCTATGCGTGAAAAGGCCTACAAGTGGTATGTGCCACGGGAGGTGTACCCCAATGAGACCTACCCGCCCTACTGTGCAGGCCCAGGGTATGTGTTCTCTGGGGATCTGGCCAAGAAGATATACCAGGTAGCAAAGACCATCAGGGTCATTAACATGGAAGATGTCTTCATGGGAATCTGCTTGCATGAGCTGGGCATCAGCATGACAAACAGCTCCTTGGATCTCTTCAATGTGTACAAAGTCAAGTATGAGAAGTGCAAGTTctccaaggtggtggtggtgcatcACTACGGGccagaggagctgctgcagatttGGCCTGGCTTTCAGGACCAGAACCAGACTTGCAAGAGTTAA